In Rana temporaria chromosome 3, aRanTem1.1, whole genome shotgun sequence, a single window of DNA contains:
- the LOC120930249 gene encoding mucin-1-like yields the protein MGLSGIWGLLITRDRGGRGGGTTDPPNPRPTDSLPRIWGLLITRDRGGRGGGTTDPPNPRPTRPTDSLPRIWGLLITRDRGGRGGGTTDPPNPRPTDPPTPFPEYGASLSPETEEAEEAAPPTHPTPDPPTPFPEYGASLSPETEEAEEAAPPTHPTPDPPTPFPEYGASLSPETEEAEEAAPPTHPTPDPPTPFPEYGASLSPETEEAEEAAPPTHPTPDPPTPFPEYGASLSPETEEAEEAAPPTHPTPDPPTPFPEYGASLSPETEEAEEAAPPTHPTPDPPTPFPEYGASLSPETEEAEEAAPPTHPTPDPPTPFPEYGASLSPETEEAEEAAPPTHPTPDPPTPFPEYGASLSPETEEAEEAAPPTHPTPDPPTPFPEYGASLSPETEEAEEAAPPTHPTPDPPDPPTPFSEYGASLSPETEEAEEAAPPTHPTPDPPDPPTPFPEYGASLSPETEEAEEAAPPTHPTPDPPTPFPEYGASLSPETEEAEEAAPPTHPTPDPPTPFPEYGASLSPETEEAEEAAPPTHPTPDPPTPFPEYGASLSPETEEAEEAAPPTHPTPDPPTPFPEYGASLSPETEEAEEAAPPTHPTPDPPTPFPEYGASLSPETEEAEEAAPPTHPTPDPPTPFPEYGASLSPETEEAEEAAPPTHPTPDPPTPFPEYGASLSPETEEAEEAAPPTHPTPDPPTPFPEYGASLSPETEEAEEAAPPTHPTPDPPTPFPEYGASLSPETEEAEEAAPPTHPTPDPPTPFPEYGASLSPETEEAEEATEEAEEAAPPTHPTPDPPTPFPEYGASLSPETEEAEEAAPPTHPTPDPPTPFPEYGASLSPETEEAEEAAPPTHPTPDPPTPFPEYGASLSPETEEAEEAAPPTHPTPDPPTPFPEYGASLSPETEEAEEAAPPTHPTPDPPTPFPEYGASLSPETEEAEEAAPPTHPTPDPPTPFPEYGASLSPETEEAEEAAPPTHPTPDPPTPFPEYGASLSPETEEAEEAAPPTHPTPDPPTPFPEYGASLSPETEEAEEAAPPTHPTPDPPTPFPEYGASLSPETEEAEEAAPPTHPTPDPPTPFPEYGASLSPETEEAEEAAPPTHPTPDPPDPPTHPTPDPPDPPDYPDPPTPNTNNPPMCARPTQPPNHPIPNSLPRIWGLLITRDRGGRGGGTTDPPDPPMCDRPTQPPTPFQESQYSKSLV from the exons atgggcctgtccgg AATATGGGGCCTCCTTATCACCAGAGACAGAGGAGGCCGAGGAGGCGGCACCACCGACCCACCCAACCCCCGACCCACCGACTCCCTTCCCAGAATATGGGGCCTCCTTATCACCAGAGACAGAGGAGGCCGAGGAGGCGGCACCACCGACCCACCCAACCCCCGACCCACCCGACCCACCGACTCCCTTCCCAGAATATGGGGCCTCCTTATCACCAGAGACAGAGGAGGCCGAGGAGGCGGCACCACCGACCCACCCAACCCCCGACCCACCGACCCACCGACTCCCTTCCCAGAATATGGGGCCTCCTTATCACCAGAGACAGAGGAGGCCGAGGAGGCGGCACCACCGACCCACCCAACCCCCGACCCACCGACTCCCTTCCCAGAATATGGGGCCTCCTTATCACCAGAGACAGAGGAGGCCGAGGAGGCGGCACCACCGACCCACCCAACCCCCGACCCACCGACTCCCTTCCCAGAATATGGGGCCTCCTTATCACCAGAGACAGAGGAGGCCGAGGAGGCGGCACCACCGACCCACCCAACACCCGACCCACCGACTCCCTTCCCAGAATATGGGGCCTCCTTATCACCAGAGACAGAGGAGGCCGAGGAGGCGGCACCACCGACCCACCCAACCCCCGACCCACCGACTCCCTTCCCAGAATATGGGGCCTCCTTATCACCAGAGACAGAGGAGGCCGAGGAGGCGGCACCACCGACCCACCCAACCCCCGACCCACCGACTCCCTTCCCAGAATATGGGGCCTCCTTATCACCAGAGACAGAGGAGGCCGAGGAGGCGGCACCACCGACCCACCCAACCCCCGACCCACCGACTCCCTTCCCAGAATATGGGGCCTCCTTATCACCAGAGACAGAGGAGGCCGAGGAGGCGGCACCACCGACCCACCCAACCCCCGACCCACCGACTCCCTTCCCAGAATATGGGGCCTCCTTATCACCAGAGACAGAGGAGGCCGAGGAGGCGGCACCACCGACCCACCCAACACCCGACCCACCGACTCCCTTCCCAGAATATGGGGCCTCCTTATCACCAGAGACAGAGGAGGCCGAGGAGGCGGCACCACCGACCCACCCAACCCCCGACCCCCCGACTCCCTTCCCAGAATATGGGGCCTCCTTATCACCAGAGACAGAGGAGGCCGAGGAGGCGGCACCACCGACCCACCCAACCCCCGACCCACCCGACCCACCGACTCCCTTCTCAGAATATGGGGCCTCCTTATCACCAGAGACAGAGGAGGCCGAGGAGGCGGCACCACCGACCCACCCAACCCCCGACCCACCCGACCCACCGACTCCCTTCCCAGAATATGGGGCCTCCTTATCACCAGAGACAGAGGAGGCCGAGGAGGCGGCACCACCGACCCACCCAACCCCCGACCCACCGACTCCCTTCCCAGAATATGGGGCCTCCTTATCACCAGAGACAGAGGAGGCCGAGGAGGCGGCACCACCGACCCACCCAACCCCCGACCCACCGACTCCCTTCCCAGAATATGGGGCCTCCTTATCACCAGAGACAGAGGAGGCCGAGGAGGCGGCACCACCGACCCACCCAACCCCCGACCCACCGACTCCCTTCCCAGAATATGGGGCCTCCTTATCACCAGAGACAGAGGAGGCCGAGGAGGCGGCACCACCGACCCACCCAACACCCGACCCACCGACTCCCTTCCCAGAATATGGGGCCTCCTTATCACCAGAGACAGAGGAGGCCGAGGAGGCGGCACCACCGACCCACCCAACCCCCGACCCACCGACTCCCTTCCCAGAATATGGGGCCTCCTTATCACCAGAGACAGAGGAGGCCGAGGAGGCGGCACCACCGACCCACCCAACCCCCGACCCACCGACTCCCTTCCCAGAATATGGGGCCTCCTTATCACCAGAGACAGAGGAGGCCGAGGAGGCGGCACCACCGACCCACCCAACCCCCGACCCACCGACTCCCTTCCCAGAATATGGGGCCTCCTTATCACCAGAGACAGAGGAGGCCGAGGAGGCGGCACCACCGACCCACCCAACCCCCGACCCACCGACTCCCTTCCCAGAATATGGGGCCTCCTTATCACCAGAGACAGAGGAGGCCGAGGAGGCGGCACCACCGACCCACCCAACCCCCGACCCACCGACTCCCTTCCCAGAATATGGGGCCTCCTTATCACCAGAGACAGAGGAGGCCGAGGAGGCGGCACCACCGACCCACCCAACACCCGACCCACCGACTCCCTTCCCAGAATATGGGGCCTCCTTATCACCAGAGACAGAGGAGGCCGAGGAGGCG ACAGAGGAGGCCGAGGAGGCGGCACCACCGACCCACCCAACACCCGACCCACCGACTCCCTTCCCAGAATATGGGGCCTCCTTATCACCAGAGACAGAGGAGGCCGAGGAGGCGGCACCACCGACCCACCCAACCCCCGACCCACCGACTCCCTTCCCAGAATATGGGGCCTCCTTATCACCAGAGACAGAGGAGGCCGAGGAGGCGGCACCACCGACCCACCCAACCCCCGACCCACCGACTCCCTTCCCAGAATATGGGGCCTCCTTATCACCAGAGACAGAGGAGGCCGAGGAGGCGGCACCACCGACCCACCCAACCCCCGACCCACCGACTCCCTTCCCAGAATATGGGGCCTCCTTATCACCAGAGACAGAGGAGGCCGAGGAGGCGGCACCACCGACCCACCCAACACCCGACCCACCGACTCCCTTCCCAGAATATGGGGCCTCCTTATCACCAGAGACAGAGGAGGCCGAGGAGGCGGCACCACCGACCCACCCAACCCCCGACCCACCGACTCCCTTCCCAGAATATGGGGCCTCCTTATCACCAGAGACAGAGGAGGCCGAGGAGGCGGCACCACCGACCCACCCAACCCCCGACCCACCGACTCCCTTCCCAGAATATGGGGCCTCCTTATCACCAGAGACAGAGGAGGCCGAGGAGGCGGCACCACCGACCCACCCAACCCCCGACCCACCGACTCCCTTCCCAGAATATGGGGCCTCCTTATCACCAGAGACAGAGGAGGCCGAGGAGGCGGCACCACCGACCCACCCAACACCCGACCCACCGACTCCCTTCCCAGAATATGGGGCCTCCTTATCACCAGAGACAGAGGAGGCCGAGGAGGCGGCACCACCGACCCACCCAACCCCCGACCCACCGACTCCCTTCCCAGAATATGGGGCCTCCTTATCACCAGAGACAGAGGAGGCCGAGGAGGCGGCACCACCGACCCACCCAACCCCCGACCCACCCGATCCACCGACCCACCCAACCCCCGACCCACCCGACCCACCCGATTACCCCGATCCTCCGACTCCGAATACCAACAATCCTCCCATGTgtgcccgacccacccaacccccGAACCACCCGATCCCCAACTCCCTTCCCAGAATATGGGGCCTCCTTATCACCAGAGACAGAGGAGGCCGAGGAGGCGGCACCACCGACCCACCCGATCCTCCCATGTGTGATCGACCCACCCAACCCCCGACTCCCTTCCAAGAATCCCAATACAGTAAaagcttggtttga